CCGCAGCCAGTCGGGCAGGCGATACGCATGATCGGCCTTGCCCAGGTCGATGATCCATGTGCTTTCCTCCAGCCGGGCGACCAGTTCGGGCGCCAGGGTCGCGGCCTGGGGCAGGTCGCCGCTCCAGTTCCAGTGCGTTTCGAAGGCCAGACCACCCCGCTCGTCGCGCAGCAGCAGGATGGCGGCGGGGGATTCAGTGATGTCGGCCACCGCCTTCGCCACGCGCTGGCCCAGCGGCGCGGGGTCTTCGCCGGGACGGCCGATCGTCTCGCCAAAGCGCATCCATTCGGTACGATAGTCATAGCGATGCTGGAAGAAATGCTTGGCCACCTGCACCTTCCACAGCGCCCGCATCTGCGGCGAGGGCAGCAGCACCAGCGCGGTGACGGCAGTGAAGAAGACCGCGCCGATCTCCACCAGCCGGGCATAGGGACCGGCGATCAGCTCGATCAGCACCGCCGCCGCCGTCAGCATGACGACATACAGGGCGACCGCGAAGATGGAGAGCGACTGGACGGTGAGCGTCCGCGACAATTGCAGCCGCCCGGCCATGTCCTTGCGCACGCCAACCGCGATGACCGGCGCGAGCAGCGACATCAACAGGCCGCGCAGGGCGTAAAGTTCGCTCACCCGGTTGGGAACGATATAGCAGAGCGCATAGAGATTGAGGTCATAGGTCCACATCGCCGCGAGCGCGCCGAGCAGCAGCGACATCCGCCCCCGCTCGCGCAGGGGCCATGCGCTATAGAGGTGATGGACCAGCAGCAGGCATCCGATCGCGGTCATCATCCGCAGGATCAGCGAACAGGTGACGAGCGCATGGTGCATGTCGCTGTCGACGGGCAACTGGCGCCAGCTAAGGTCGATGAAGGTCTGTAGCAGGACTAGCCCGGCGACCGCCGCATAAACCGCCGCGACTGCGCCGATCGCACCGGAGCGCCCCGCCGGGCCGCGCCGGAGCATGACGAACATCGCCAGCAGCCAGGCCGCGTTGCGAATGCTTTCGCCAGCCCCCGACAACGGCTTCGACACGCCGCCGAAGGAGACGTAGAGCGCCCAGCAGGCGGTGAGCAGCAAGGCGACGGCCAACATCCGCAGCTCGACCGCCTCCGCGCGCCGTCGCAGCAGGAAGATGCCCAGCGCGGCGAACAGCACCGCTGCCAGCGCATGGCCCCAGTCGCCGACAAATTGAAGGAGCACGCCCACGTCCCGCCCCTCAGCGCGCGCCGTCGGGCCAGAGGACGACCCGCACCGTCTGGAGCAGGATCAACAGGTCGAGGAAGGGCGTGTAATTCTTGGCGTAATAGAGATCATATTCCAGCTTGTGCCGGCTATCCTCGATCGACGCGCCATAGGGATAGTTGATCTGCGCCCAGCCGGTGATGCCGGGCTTCACCATATGGCGTTCGGCATAATAGCGCAGATGCTGCTCCAGATCCTCGACGAACTGGCGGCGCTCCGGGCGCGGGCCGACGAAGCTCATCTCCCCCTTCAGCACCGTCCAGGTCTGCGGCAATTCGTCGATGCGCAGCTTGCGCAGCCAATAGCCCAGGCGCGTGATGCGCGGATCGTCCTTTTCCGCCCATACCGCCTGACCGGCGATTTCCGCGTCCTGGCGCATGGTGCGCAGTTTCACGATCCAGAATTCCTGGCCGTAAAGACCGACGCGCTGCTGGCGGTAGAAGGCCGGCCCCTTGCTGGAAAGCTTCACCAGCAATGCGGCAAGCAGGATGATGGGACCGGTCAGCAGCAGCAGGATCGAGCTGGCGGCGATGTCGAACAGCCGCTTGGCGATGCTGGACAGGCGGCGACCGGCGGAAAAGCCGTCGGAGAAGATCAGCCAGCTCGGATTGACGCTGGCCAGGTCGACGCGGCCGGTTTCCCGCTCCAGAAAGCTGGAAAGATCGTTCACATGGACGCCCGTCGTCTTGATGCGGAGCAGATCGGACATGGGGACTGAGTTGCGCCGTTCCTCCAGCGCCAGCACGACTTCGCTGGCGTTCAGGCGCACCACGAAATCGGAGAGATTATAGACGGCGTTGCGGTTGATCGCCTCCGCAATCACCTGCGCGCCGTCATTCATCGCGATATAGCCGACGACGAGGAAACCGGAGCCTTTCCGGCGCTCCAGTTCGCGGATGCGGTCGGCGCGATTGCCCGCGCCCAGCACCACCAGCCGCCGCTTGAACACCTCGCCACCCAGCATCGAGCCGAGCAGCAGCCGCGCCAGGACGAGCAGCGACAGCGCCAGACCCATGGCGTAGAGCGAATTGGACCGCCAGAGCGTCATCCCCGGCAGCAGGAAATAGAGGACCGACTGGAAGATCACCCCCAGCGACACCGCGACCAGCAGCCGGGCAAAGGCGAAGCGGATCGACTGGAGCGCTTCGGGGCCATAGACGCCCACGGCGATCATCGCCGTCTGGATCGCCAGCGCGAAGCTGAGCAGCGGTCCCATGCGGGTGACGACATGATCGACCGTCATGCCGATCTGCTGCGCGCGCATGATCCAGCCCGCTTCCGCCGCCCCGAGCAGCAGCAGGAAATCGAACAGCCCCAGCAGCAGCACAGCGTGCGGCACATAATGTTTGAACAGCCTGATCATCGTCGCGCTTGCTTCCCACCGTCGTTCGACAGCGAATCCCGGGTTGCGCCGGACAACGCCTTACAGCGGCTGTAAGGAAATCCGACGCTGCGCACTCTGTCCGAAAATGACGAAGAAAGTCTGAATCAGGCGAAATCTGTCGGCGGAACCGACTTTCACCGGCTCATGCCGATGACATCAATTATTGTTAAGCAACGTGTCCGCCGCATTCTTCGCGGCGTCGGCGACGACCGAAACGGCATTGTCCGCATTGTCGACCGGCTCCGTCACCTGGTCCGCCTGACGCCCGCTCCGGTTGCCATTGGTGATGTAGAAGAAGGCGATCGCCAGGATCAGCGCCAGCGCCACCAGTATGAAGACGATACTGCCGCCATATGGCCGCCCCGGTTGCTCGTCGCCCTTCGGCGGCTCCCGCGGGGCAAGGGGATCTTCGCCCATGTCGCTTCTCCTCCTCCGCGAACAACCAAGCGCTGCGCCAAAATGTTCCGGCCGTCAGCGTCTGTGCGGCAATGCGCCGCCGCACCAGCCTCATTTGGCCGCTCCTACTCCGTCATGCCGGACCTGATCCGGCATCCAGGGCCACAAAGGGCCGCACTTACGACTCTGTATCCTGGGTCAAGCCCAGGATGACGCAGAAAATGGAGCTTCAGCCTGAATGTCGATCCGCCCTAGAAAAGCGCTCCTCCGCGAACAGACTCAGTCCTCCTTGTCCAGACGGCTTTCGGCGCCGCGGCTCAGGCGATCGACATCCTCCATGATCTCGTCGAGCACCGCGCCTTCGGTGGTTTCCTGGCTGCGGCGCGACGGAAGGTCGCCATTCTCCATTATCTGTTCCAGCGCGGCGCGACCACGCGCGACCCGGCTCTTGATCGTACCCACGGCGACACCACAGATTTCGGCGGCTTCCTCATAGGCGAAACCGCCCGCACCGACCAGGATCAGCGCTTCGCGCTGCGGCTGGGGCAGTTGCAGCAAAGCACGATGCATGTCGCCCAGTTCCACATGCTTGTCCTGCCCAGCCGGGGCGGCAAGGATGCGGTCGGCGGTCAGATCGTCCCAGTCTCCACGGAAGCGGGAACGCCGCATCTGCGAAAGATAATGGTTGCGCAGGATGATGAAGGTCCAGGCGCGCATGTTGGTGCCCGCCTGAAAGCGCGCCCGCGCCGCCCATGCCTTCAGCAGGGTTTCCTGCACAAGGTCGTCCGCGACGTCGCGGTTGCCGGAAAGCGATCGGCCGAACGCGCGGAGATGCGGGATGACAGCGGCCAGTTCCCGCTTGAAATCCCCATCCGACAGCGCAGCCCGTTCCTCCGCACCGTCAATTTCTTCATCCATGGGAACACCCCCCCTGCTGGCCGTCGCCCTCGTCGTATGAGCCGACGCCGTCAAAGCCATAAGTGCGCCCGTATCCTAGACCGTTTATCGTCAAAATTCAGTGCCCTGTATACGCCTTGTCAGCGCACGCCCCATCACCAAAGCACCAACAACATCACGATGACCGCCAGCGCGAGAGAAATGCCGAGAACGTAACGCACGACATTTTCCGTGGAACCCGCCCGCGCCTTATCGGTTGTGATGTGCTGTTCATGATCGACCATGACACCTCTCCCGATCGTTACGGTTCATTAACGCAACCGCTGACCGGGAGTTCCGTCCCTTCGTCAAAAGCCGTTCAGGCGGGCGCCGTGGCCTGATCGAAGAACAGGG
This genomic stretch from Sphingobium sp. BYY-5 harbors:
- a CDS encoding TIGR03013 family XrtA/PEP-CTERM system glycosyltransferase — protein: MIRLFKHYVPHAVLLLGLFDFLLLLGAAEAGWIMRAQQIGMTVDHVVTRMGPLLSFALAIQTAMIAVGVYGPEALQSIRFAFARLLVAVSLGVIFQSVLYFLLPGMTLWRSNSLYAMGLALSLLVLARLLLGSMLGGEVFKRRLVVLGAGNRADRIRELERRKGSGFLVVGYIAMNDGAQVIAEAINRNAVYNLSDFVVRLNASEVVLALEERRNSVPMSDLLRIKTTGVHVNDLSSFLERETGRVDLASVNPSWLIFSDGFSAGRRLSSIAKRLFDIAASSILLLLTGPIILLAALLVKLSSKGPAFYRQQRVGLYGQEFWIVKLRTMRQDAEIAGQAVWAEKDDPRITRLGYWLRKLRIDELPQTWTVLKGEMSFVGPRPERRQFVEDLEQHLRYYAERHMVKPGITGWAQINYPYGASIEDSRHKLEYDLYYAKNYTPFLDLLILLQTVRVVLWPDGAR
- a CDS encoding sigma-70 family RNA polymerase sigma factor, whose protein sequence is MDEEIDGAEERAALSDGDFKRELAAVIPHLRAFGRSLSGNRDVADDLVQETLLKAWAARARFQAGTNMRAWTFIILRNHYLSQMRRSRFRGDWDDLTADRILAAPAGQDKHVELGDMHRALLQLPQPQREALILVGAGGFAYEEAAEICGVAVGTIKSRVARGRAALEQIMENGDLPSRRSQETTEGAVLDEIMEDVDRLSRGAESRLDKED
- the prsK gene encoding XrtA/PEP-CTERM system histidine kinase PrsK, which codes for MGVLLQFVGDWGHALAAVLFAALGIFLLRRRAEAVELRMLAVALLLTACWALYVSFGGVSKPLSGAGESIRNAAWLLAMFVMLRRGPAGRSGAIGAVAAVYAAVAGLVLLQTFIDLSWRQLPVDSDMHHALVTCSLILRMMTAIGCLLLVHHLYSAWPLRERGRMSLLLGALAAMWTYDLNLYALCYIVPNRVSELYALRGLLMSLLAPVIAVGVRKDMAGRLQLSRTLTVQSLSIFAVALYVVMLTAAAVLIELIAGPYARLVEIGAVFFTAVTALVLLPSPQMRALWKVQVAKHFFQHRYDYRTEWMRFGETIGRPGEDPAPLGQRVAKAVADITESPAAILLLRDERGGLAFETHWNWSGDLPQAATLAPELVARLEESTWIIDLGKADHAYRLPDWLRQDRRMWALAPLIHYGRLIGAILLARPPIDRRLDWEDFDMLRAAGRQAATYISEAQGQQALADAQRFDEFNRRFAFIIHDVKNLVSQLSLLARNAERHADNPQFRADMVLTLKESVGKMNDMLARLSQHNKGRPEEPRPMALRDLLGQVARTRARQHPVHVTGDAPMAVADSARVEQIVIHLMQNAIDASPPDSPVELRLSADDRDAIVEVIDKGRGMSADYVRRDLFKPFSSSKAGGFGLGAFEARSLAEAMGGRIEVESQPGLGSRFTLRLPLASRIDKREKAA